From Antennarius striatus isolate MH-2024 chromosome 9, ASM4005453v1, whole genome shotgun sequence, one genomic window encodes:
- the ptpn3 gene encoding tyrosine-protein phosphatase non-receptor type 3 isoform X2, with translation MPKPDLLCLVQLLDGTIETFRVSKQDEGVVLLDLVCNHLGLQERQLFNLKIRESNTAIASITANTHSPRWLEPEKPLKKQMKGLASPFYLNFRVRFFISDPNSLQHEQTRHLYFLQIRSDIREGRLQCPLSAAVVLASYAVQTEMGDHCPSRLPGYLSKCHFIPEQDEDFLSKVEDLHPQHKGLKQSEAELCFLNTARTLELYGVELHNAMDPSNAPLMVGLASSGVAIFCNMVCSSFFPWGNIIKISFKRKRFFIHLKRKHGETQDCEVSLGLPCPKTCKNLWRSCVDHHSFFSSSRAARSPKNNNSSTIQSYKNMITQHLGLSNNKNQSGPVCQRVVGGMVWNPEIQRSISSEHLETKSLPSRSPPSTPNWRSPRVRHGIQKPRPSSVELTSDLKDMSEGEDVFYTYRASVSSSKDSEGDASLHHFSDTSNHLTEGGLLQTDDSIGEEEYDQTSNNNKGALGDGDLMLICIVPDHEGKFGFNVKGGVDQKMPLAISHVKPDSPAGRCEPKLMEGDLVVLINGRDISEHTHDQVVMFIKASRESHSRELALLIRRKGPGRVAPLLLLPPTLTLTDQLQGEKMQLSSQSEQVTTLEESVRQLERGIQSGTLCFHFENLYRRKPGLFLNCARLPENMDKNRYRDVLPYDSTRVVLQGQEDYINASHITVTPPVSAVCLRYIAAQGPLPQTCTHFWQCVWEHQIHTIIMLTTLTERGRTKCHQYWPHPPEVKDYGHMRVKCHSEECNLVYVTRQFTLTHTQMGEDRAVTHLQYVAWPDHGVPDDPSDFLLFANSIRERRRGEEPLMVHCSAGIGRTGVLITMETALTLLDKGRPVFLLDIVKTLRDQRAMMVQTTCQFQFVCEAIVRVYKQKQGRSTTP, from the exons ATGCCAAAACCGGACCTACTTTGCTTAGTTCAGCTGCTGGACGGCACAATCGAGACCTTCAGAGTCAGC AAGCAAGATGAAGGTGTGGTTCTGTTGGACCTGGTTTGTAACCACCTGGGCCTGCAGGAGAGGCAGCTCTTCAATCTGAAGATCAGAGAATCTAACACAGCCATTGCCTCTATCACAGCCAACACACACTCTCCT AGATGGTTGGAGCCAGAGAAACCCTTGAAGAAGCAGATGAAAG GTCTTGCTTCTCCCTTTTATTTGAACTTCAGAGTACGATTCTTCATCTCTGATCCCAACTCCTTACAACATGAACAGACGAG GCACCTGTACTTCCTCCAGATTCGGAGTGACATTAGGGAAGGACG GTTGCAGTGCCCGCTGAGTGCGGCTGTAGTGTTGGCTTCTTACGCCGTGCAGA CGGAGATGGGGGATCACTGTCCATCCCGACTCCCTGGTTACCTCTCAAAGTGCCACTTCATACCTGAGCAGGATGAAGACTTTTTGTCGAAAGTGGAGGATCTTCATCCACAACACAA GGGGCTGAAGCAGAGTGAGGCAGAGTTGTGTTTCCTTAACACAGCACGGACGCTTGAGTTGTATGGAGTGGAACTGCATAATGCTATG gaCCCCAGTAATGCCCCTCTGATGGTGGGTTTGGCCTCCAGTGGTGTTGCTATATTTTGTAATATGGTTTGTTCCAGTTTCTTCCCCTG GGGGAATATAATCAAGATTTCTTTCAAGAGGAAACGCTTTTTTATACATCTGAAACGTAAACAT GGGGAAACCCAAGATTGTGAGGTATCTCTGGGTCTTCCCTGTCCAAAGACCTGTAAGAACCTCTGGAGGTCATGCGTGGATCATCACTCCTTTTTCAGCTCCAGCCGGGCTGCCAGGAGccccaaaaacaacaacagcagcacaatTCAGTCCTACAAAAACATGATAACACAACATCTGGGCCTcagcaacaataaaaatcaGAG TGGTCCAGTTTGCCAGCGTGTGGTGGGAGGGATGGTATGGAACCCAGAGATACAGAGATCAATTTCATCAGAGCATCTTGAGACAAAAAGTCTGCCGTCTAGATCACCTCCATCCACCCCCAACTG GCGAAGTCCTCGAGTACGCCATGGCATCCAAAAACCTCGGCCATCATCAGTGGAACTGACCAGTGACCTAAAAGACATGTCAGAAGGGGAGGATGTCTTCTACACATACAGGGCATCTGTAAGCAGCAGTAAGGACAGTGAGGGCGACGCTTCACTGCATCA ttttTCTGACACTTCTAATCATTTGACCGAAGGAGGTCTGTTGCAAACTGATGATAGTATTGGAGAGGAAGAATATGACCAGACGTCAAACAACAATAAG GGTGCTCTTGGAGACGGTGACTTAATGCTCATATGTATTGTACCTGATCATGAGGGCAAGTTTGGCTTCAATGTTAAA GGCGGAGTGGATCAGAAGATGCCTCTGGCCATATCTCACGTTAAACCTGACTCTCCG GCAGGTCGATGTGAGCCCAAACTCATGGAAGGAGATCTGGTAGTTCTCATCAATGGCCGGGACATTTCTGAACACACGCATGACCAGGTTGTCATGTTCATTAAAGCCAGCAGAGAGTCCCACTCCAGAGAGCTGGCCTTGCTTATCAGgcgtaaag GTCCAGGTCGGGTGGcacccctgctgctgctgcctcccaCCCTCACACTCACCGACCAATTGCAGGGCGAGAAAATGCAGCTGTCCAGCCAGTCAGAGCAGGTCACGACACTGGAGGAATCAGTCAGACAGCTGGAGAGAGGAATACAGTCTGGCacactgtgttttcattttgag AACTTATACAGGAGGAAGCCAGGTCTGTTTCTAAACTGTGCTCGGCTCCCTGAGAACATGGACAAGAATCGATATAGGGATGTTTTACCTT ATGATTCTACCAGAGTCGTGCTCCAGGGCCAGGAAGACTACATCAACGCCAGCCACATCACG GTGACACCCCcagtgtctgctgtgtgtttacGTTACATCGCGGCTCAGGGTCCATTGCCACAGACCTGCACTCACTTTTGGCAGTGTGTTTGGGAGCACCAGATACATACCATCATCATGCTAACAACTCTGACAGAGCGGGGACGG ACAAAGTGCCACCAATATTGGCCACATCCGCCGGAAGTAAAGGATTATGGACATATGAGGGTGAAGTGTCACTCAGAGGAATGTAACCTGGTGTATGTGACGCGACAGTtcaccctaacacacacacag ATGGGTGAGGACCGTGCCGTCACACACCTCCAGTACGTCGCGTGGCCGGACCACGGCGTACCTGATGACCCGTCAGACTTCCTACTATTTGCAAACTCAatcagggagaggaggagaggtgaaGAACCACTCATGGTACACTGCag CGCTGGGATTGGACGGACAGGTGTTctcatcaccatggaaacagcgCTGACTCTGTTGGACAAGGGTCGGCCGGTGTTCCTGTTGGACATAGTCAAAACACTGAGAGATCAGCGAGCCATGATGGTCCAGACAACG
- the ptpn3 gene encoding tyrosine-protein phosphatase non-receptor type 3 isoform X1, with amino-acid sequence MPKPDLLCLVQLLDGTIETFRVSKQDEGVVLLDLVCNHLGLQERQLFNLKIRESNTAIASITANTHSPRWLEPEKPLKKQMKGLASPFYLNFRVRFFISDPNSLQHEQTRHLYFLQIRSDIREGRLQCPLSAAVVLASYAVQTEMGDHCPSRLPGYLSKCHFIPEQDEDFLSKVEDLHPQHKGLKQSEAELCFLNTARTLELYGVELHNAMDPSNAPLMVGLASSGVAIFCNMVCSSFFPWGNIIKISFKRKRFFIHLKRKHGETQDCEVSLGLPCPKTCKNLWRSCVDHHSFFSSSRAARSPKNNNSSTIQSYKNMITQHLGLSNNKNQSGPVCQRVVGGMVWNPEIQRSISSEHLETKSLPSRSPPSTPNWRSPRVRHGIQKPRPSSVELTSDLKDMSEGEDVFYTYRASVSSSKDSEGDASLHHFSDTSNHLTEGGLLQTDDSIGEEEYDQTSNNNKGALGDGDLMLICIVPDHEGKFGFNVKGGVDQKMPLAISHVKPDSPAGRCEPKLMEGDLVVLINGRDISEHTHDQVVMFIKASRESHSRELALLIRRKGPGRVAPLLLLPPTLTLTDQLQGEKMQLSSQSEQVTTLEESVRQLERGIQSGTLCFHFENLYRRKPGLFLNCARLPENMDKNRYRDVLPYDSTRVVLQGQEDYINASHITVTPPVSAVCLRYIAAQGPLPQTCTHFWQCVWEHQIHTIIMLTTLTERGRTKCHQYWPHPPEVKDYGHMRVKCHSEECNLVYVTRQFTLTHTQVQMGEDRAVTHLQYVAWPDHGVPDDPSDFLLFANSIRERRRGEEPLMVHCSAGIGRTGVLITMETALTLLDKGRPVFLLDIVKTLRDQRAMMVQTTCQFQFVCEAIVRVYKQKQGRSTTP; translated from the exons ATGCCAAAACCGGACCTACTTTGCTTAGTTCAGCTGCTGGACGGCACAATCGAGACCTTCAGAGTCAGC AAGCAAGATGAAGGTGTGGTTCTGTTGGACCTGGTTTGTAACCACCTGGGCCTGCAGGAGAGGCAGCTCTTCAATCTGAAGATCAGAGAATCTAACACAGCCATTGCCTCTATCACAGCCAACACACACTCTCCT AGATGGTTGGAGCCAGAGAAACCCTTGAAGAAGCAGATGAAAG GTCTTGCTTCTCCCTTTTATTTGAACTTCAGAGTACGATTCTTCATCTCTGATCCCAACTCCTTACAACATGAACAGACGAG GCACCTGTACTTCCTCCAGATTCGGAGTGACATTAGGGAAGGACG GTTGCAGTGCCCGCTGAGTGCGGCTGTAGTGTTGGCTTCTTACGCCGTGCAGA CGGAGATGGGGGATCACTGTCCATCCCGACTCCCTGGTTACCTCTCAAAGTGCCACTTCATACCTGAGCAGGATGAAGACTTTTTGTCGAAAGTGGAGGATCTTCATCCACAACACAA GGGGCTGAAGCAGAGTGAGGCAGAGTTGTGTTTCCTTAACACAGCACGGACGCTTGAGTTGTATGGAGTGGAACTGCATAATGCTATG gaCCCCAGTAATGCCCCTCTGATGGTGGGTTTGGCCTCCAGTGGTGTTGCTATATTTTGTAATATGGTTTGTTCCAGTTTCTTCCCCTG GGGGAATATAATCAAGATTTCTTTCAAGAGGAAACGCTTTTTTATACATCTGAAACGTAAACAT GGGGAAACCCAAGATTGTGAGGTATCTCTGGGTCTTCCCTGTCCAAAGACCTGTAAGAACCTCTGGAGGTCATGCGTGGATCATCACTCCTTTTTCAGCTCCAGCCGGGCTGCCAGGAGccccaaaaacaacaacagcagcacaatTCAGTCCTACAAAAACATGATAACACAACATCTGGGCCTcagcaacaataaaaatcaGAG TGGTCCAGTTTGCCAGCGTGTGGTGGGAGGGATGGTATGGAACCCAGAGATACAGAGATCAATTTCATCAGAGCATCTTGAGACAAAAAGTCTGCCGTCTAGATCACCTCCATCCACCCCCAACTG GCGAAGTCCTCGAGTACGCCATGGCATCCAAAAACCTCGGCCATCATCAGTGGAACTGACCAGTGACCTAAAAGACATGTCAGAAGGGGAGGATGTCTTCTACACATACAGGGCATCTGTAAGCAGCAGTAAGGACAGTGAGGGCGACGCTTCACTGCATCA ttttTCTGACACTTCTAATCATTTGACCGAAGGAGGTCTGTTGCAAACTGATGATAGTATTGGAGAGGAAGAATATGACCAGACGTCAAACAACAATAAG GGTGCTCTTGGAGACGGTGACTTAATGCTCATATGTATTGTACCTGATCATGAGGGCAAGTTTGGCTTCAATGTTAAA GGCGGAGTGGATCAGAAGATGCCTCTGGCCATATCTCACGTTAAACCTGACTCTCCG GCAGGTCGATGTGAGCCCAAACTCATGGAAGGAGATCTGGTAGTTCTCATCAATGGCCGGGACATTTCTGAACACACGCATGACCAGGTTGTCATGTTCATTAAAGCCAGCAGAGAGTCCCACTCCAGAGAGCTGGCCTTGCTTATCAGgcgtaaag GTCCAGGTCGGGTGGcacccctgctgctgctgcctcccaCCCTCACACTCACCGACCAATTGCAGGGCGAGAAAATGCAGCTGTCCAGCCAGTCAGAGCAGGTCACGACACTGGAGGAATCAGTCAGACAGCTGGAGAGAGGAATACAGTCTGGCacactgtgttttcattttgag AACTTATACAGGAGGAAGCCAGGTCTGTTTCTAAACTGTGCTCGGCTCCCTGAGAACATGGACAAGAATCGATATAGGGATGTTTTACCTT ATGATTCTACCAGAGTCGTGCTCCAGGGCCAGGAAGACTACATCAACGCCAGCCACATCACG GTGACACCCCcagtgtctgctgtgtgtttacGTTACATCGCGGCTCAGGGTCCATTGCCACAGACCTGCACTCACTTTTGGCAGTGTGTTTGGGAGCACCAGATACATACCATCATCATGCTAACAACTCTGACAGAGCGGGGACGG ACAAAGTGCCACCAATATTGGCCACATCCGCCGGAAGTAAAGGATTATGGACATATGAGGGTGAAGTGTCACTCAGAGGAATGTAACCTGGTGTATGTGACGCGACAGTtcaccctaacacacacacaggtacag ATGGGTGAGGACCGTGCCGTCACACACCTCCAGTACGTCGCGTGGCCGGACCACGGCGTACCTGATGACCCGTCAGACTTCCTACTATTTGCAAACTCAatcagggagaggaggagaggtgaaGAACCACTCATGGTACACTGCag CGCTGGGATTGGACGGACAGGTGTTctcatcaccatggaaacagcgCTGACTCTGTTGGACAAGGGTCGGCCGGTGTTCCTGTTGGACATAGTCAAAACACTGAGAGATCAGCGAGCCATGATGGTCCAGACAACG
- the sgk2b gene encoding serine/threonine-protein kinase Sgk2b isoform X1: protein MTVSRDRPMTYAKMRGILSFFSALLKGKKVGFTNFLNKFVSTQHPCQHLNPQKSQQRQRRREEEGRDTAISVDTTTSQMKPSDFDYLKVIGKGSFGKVLLATHRKHGGYYAVKVLQKQMIVTRKEVSVCLCIYLSMYVCMYVCIYLSIYLSIYLSIYLSIYLSIYLSIYLSIYLSIYLSIHPSIHPSIHPQQRHVMAERSVLLKGLQHPFLVGLHFSFQTPNMLYFVLDYVNGGELFYHLQREGSFPEPRAVFYAAEMAMALGYLHSNDVVYRDLKPENILLDSAGHVMLTDFGLCKEGVAVGGIMHTFCGTPEYIAPEVLQGHPYSIAVDWWGLGVVLFEMLYGLPPFYSRSNAEMFENILHAPLKLRSGASQAARSLLKGLLERRVSKRLGESRDIMELQEHPFFASINWDDLLARRVKPPFIPKVTGPCDVTYIDPEFTLQPVPASVNERCQPGGTTEAFPGFSFMSSPEFVAPELAL, encoded by the exons ATGACCGTCTCTCGGGACCGACCAATGACCTACGCGAAGATGAGAgggattttgtcatttttctcag CCCTGCTCAAAGGAAAGAAAGTTGGCTTCACCAACTTCTTAAACAAATTTGTTTCTACTCAACATCCCTGCCAACA CCTGAATCCTCAAAAATCCCAGCAgcgacagaggaggagagaagaggagggcaGAGACACAGCA ATCTCAGTGGACACCACGACCTCACA AATGAAACCTTCAGATTTTGACTACCTCAAAGTAATCGGCAAAGGGAGTTTTGGAAAG GTGCTGCTGgcaacacacagaaaacatggaGGATACTACGCTGTGAAGGtgctgcaaaaacaaatgattgTCACGAGGAAAGaggtatctgtctgtctatgtatctatctatctatgtatgtatgtatgtatgtatgtatctatctatctatctatctatctatctatctatctatctatctatctatctatctatctatctatctatctatctatctatctatctatctatctatctatctatccatccatccatccatccatccatccatccatccacagcAGAGACATGTGATGGCTGAGAGGAGTGTATTGCTGAAAGGACTACAACATCCATTCCTGGTAGGACTCCACTTCTCTTTCCAGACACCAAACATGCTCTACTTTGTCCTGGACTACGTTAACGGTGGGGAG CTCTTCTACCACCTTCAGCGGGAGGGGTCATTTCCTGAACCAAGGGCTGTGTTTTATGCTGCAGAGATGGCCATGGCACTTGGCTACCTCCACTCTAATGATGTTGTGTAcag AGACCTGAAACCAGAGAACATCCTGCTAGACAGCGCAGGTCATGTGATGCTGACTGACTTTGGCCTTTGTAAAGAAGGAGTGGCAGTCGGTGGGATTATGCATACATTCTGTGGAACTCCAGAGTACATTGCTCCAGAGGTTCTCCAAGGCCACCCATACAGTATAGCAGTGGATTGGTGGGGTCTCGGTGTTGTGCTCTTTGAGATGCTTTATGGACTG CCTCCATTTTACAGTCGTAGCAACGCGGAGATGTTTGAGAACATACTTCATGCACCCTTGAAGCTGCGTAGTGGAGCCTCACAGGCTGCCCGCTCACTGTTGAAGGGATTGCTGGAAAGACGCGTCTCCAAACGCTTAGGAGAGAGCCGTGATATT atggagctgcaggaacaTCCCTTCTTTGCATCCATCAACTGGGATGACCTCCTGGCAAGGAGAGTTAAGCCCCCATTCATCCCAAAAGTG ACTGGCCCCTGTGATGTCACCTACATCGACCCTGAGTTCACATTACAGCCTGTACCAGCCTCAGTGAATGAGCGATGCCAGCCGGGTGGGACTACCGAGGCCTTCCCTGGATTTTCCTTCATGAGTTCACCGGAGTTTGTGGCGCCGGAGTTGGCTTTGTAA
- the sgk2b gene encoding serine/threonine-protein kinase Sgk2b isoform X2, with translation MTVSRDRPMTYAKMRGILSFFSALLKGKKVGFTNFLNKFVSTQHPCQHLNPQKSQQRQRRREEEGRDTAISVDTTTSQMKPSDFDYLKVIGKGSFGKVLLATHRKHGGYYAVKVLQKQMIVTRKEQRHVMAERSVLLKGLQHPFLVGLHFSFQTPNMLYFVLDYVNGGELFYHLQREGSFPEPRAVFYAAEMAMALGYLHSNDVVYRDLKPENILLDSAGHVMLTDFGLCKEGVAVGGIMHTFCGTPEYIAPEVLQGHPYSIAVDWWGLGVVLFEMLYGLPPFYSRSNAEMFENILHAPLKLRSGASQAARSLLKGLLERRVSKRLGESRDIMELQEHPFFASINWDDLLARRVKPPFIPKVTGPCDVTYIDPEFTLQPVPASVNERCQPGGTTEAFPGFSFMSSPEFVAPELAL, from the exons ATGACCGTCTCTCGGGACCGACCAATGACCTACGCGAAGATGAGAgggattttgtcatttttctcag CCCTGCTCAAAGGAAAGAAAGTTGGCTTCACCAACTTCTTAAACAAATTTGTTTCTACTCAACATCCCTGCCAACA CCTGAATCCTCAAAAATCCCAGCAgcgacagaggaggagagaagaggagggcaGAGACACAGCA ATCTCAGTGGACACCACGACCTCACA AATGAAACCTTCAGATTTTGACTACCTCAAAGTAATCGGCAAAGGGAGTTTTGGAAAG GTGCTGCTGgcaacacacagaaaacatggaGGATACTACGCTGTGAAGGtgctgcaaaaacaaatgattgTCACGAGGAAAGag cAGAGACATGTGATGGCTGAGAGGAGTGTATTGCTGAAAGGACTACAACATCCATTCCTGGTAGGACTCCACTTCTCTTTCCAGACACCAAACATGCTCTACTTTGTCCTGGACTACGTTAACGGTGGGGAG CTCTTCTACCACCTTCAGCGGGAGGGGTCATTTCCTGAACCAAGGGCTGTGTTTTATGCTGCAGAGATGGCCATGGCACTTGGCTACCTCCACTCTAATGATGTTGTGTAcag AGACCTGAAACCAGAGAACATCCTGCTAGACAGCGCAGGTCATGTGATGCTGACTGACTTTGGCCTTTGTAAAGAAGGAGTGGCAGTCGGTGGGATTATGCATACATTCTGTGGAACTCCAGAGTACATTGCTCCAGAGGTTCTCCAAGGCCACCCATACAGTATAGCAGTGGATTGGTGGGGTCTCGGTGTTGTGCTCTTTGAGATGCTTTATGGACTG CCTCCATTTTACAGTCGTAGCAACGCGGAGATGTTTGAGAACATACTTCATGCACCCTTGAAGCTGCGTAGTGGAGCCTCACAGGCTGCCCGCTCACTGTTGAAGGGATTGCTGGAAAGACGCGTCTCCAAACGCTTAGGAGAGAGCCGTGATATT atggagctgcaggaacaTCCCTTCTTTGCATCCATCAACTGGGATGACCTCCTGGCAAGGAGAGTTAAGCCCCCATTCATCCCAAAAGTG ACTGGCCCCTGTGATGTCACCTACATCGACCCTGAGTTCACATTACAGCCTGTACCAGCCTCAGTGAATGAGCGATGCCAGCCGGGTGGGACTACCGAGGCCTTCCCTGGATTTTCCTTCATGAGTTCACCGGAGTTTGTGGCGCCGGAGTTGGCTTTGTAA
- the sgk2b gene encoding serine/threonine-protein kinase Sgk2b isoform X3: MKPSDFDYLKVIGKGSFGKVLLATHRKHGGYYAVKVLQKQMIVTRKEVSVCLCIYLSMYVCMYVCIYLSIYLSIYLSIYLSIYLSIYLSIYLSIYLSIYLSIHPSIHPSIHPQQRHVMAERSVLLKGLQHPFLVGLHFSFQTPNMLYFVLDYVNGGELFYHLQREGSFPEPRAVFYAAEMAMALGYLHSNDVVYRDLKPENILLDSAGHVMLTDFGLCKEGVAVGGIMHTFCGTPEYIAPEVLQGHPYSIAVDWWGLGVVLFEMLYGLPPFYSRSNAEMFENILHAPLKLRSGASQAARSLLKGLLERRVSKRLGESRDIMELQEHPFFASINWDDLLARRVKPPFIPKVTGPCDVTYIDPEFTLQPVPASVNERCQPGGTTEAFPGFSFMSSPEFVAPELAL, encoded by the exons ATGAAACCTTCAGATTTTGACTACCTCAAAGTAATCGGCAAAGGGAGTTTTGGAAAG GTGCTGCTGgcaacacacagaaaacatggaGGATACTACGCTGTGAAGGtgctgcaaaaacaaatgattgTCACGAGGAAAGaggtatctgtctgtctatgtatctatctatctatgtatgtatgtatgtatgtatgtatctatctatctatctatctatctatctatctatctatctatctatctatctatctatctatctatctatctatctatctatctatctatctatctatctatctatccatccatccatccatccatccatccatccatccacagcAGAGACATGTGATGGCTGAGAGGAGTGTATTGCTGAAAGGACTACAACATCCATTCCTGGTAGGACTCCACTTCTCTTTCCAGACACCAAACATGCTCTACTTTGTCCTGGACTACGTTAACGGTGGGGAG CTCTTCTACCACCTTCAGCGGGAGGGGTCATTTCCTGAACCAAGGGCTGTGTTTTATGCTGCAGAGATGGCCATGGCACTTGGCTACCTCCACTCTAATGATGTTGTGTAcag AGACCTGAAACCAGAGAACATCCTGCTAGACAGCGCAGGTCATGTGATGCTGACTGACTTTGGCCTTTGTAAAGAAGGAGTGGCAGTCGGTGGGATTATGCATACATTCTGTGGAACTCCAGAGTACATTGCTCCAGAGGTTCTCCAAGGCCACCCATACAGTATAGCAGTGGATTGGTGGGGTCTCGGTGTTGTGCTCTTTGAGATGCTTTATGGACTG CCTCCATTTTACAGTCGTAGCAACGCGGAGATGTTTGAGAACATACTTCATGCACCCTTGAAGCTGCGTAGTGGAGCCTCACAGGCTGCCCGCTCACTGTTGAAGGGATTGCTGGAAAGACGCGTCTCCAAACGCTTAGGAGAGAGCCGTGATATT atggagctgcaggaacaTCCCTTCTTTGCATCCATCAACTGGGATGACCTCCTGGCAAGGAGAGTTAAGCCCCCATTCATCCCAAAAGTG ACTGGCCCCTGTGATGTCACCTACATCGACCCTGAGTTCACATTACAGCCTGTACCAGCCTCAGTGAATGAGCGATGCCAGCCGGGTGGGACTACCGAGGCCTTCCCTGGATTTTCCTTCATGAGTTCACCGGAGTTTGTGGCGCCGGAGTTGGCTTTGTAA